In Nocardioides conyzicola, one genomic interval encodes:
- a CDS encoding class I SAM-dependent methyltransferase, with the protein MGRAAGRLRGRAPVAAPPVVGIVEHFSHTLLTGWVSVPPGTPPTRITLRVGQVDVCSTYATPGGAMSGSTSVRAGKARRPGRGDPMLPGPAKDRRNSRAEIRTFSFRLREIWDYCGPDTQVRVVADGQPLPINQHGMFLRPRTKGTQTPADLRDKLASGYVLGQWGRVQLSKRLDTEWQAAVLALYERVRALLRADLDYDAFVIYGTLLGAVRDGGYIGHDVDFDAAYVSRARTGPEAADELVRIALALVADGLRAEAHPACLHIVDPDNPDHRIDLFHTYFDADGRLCFPFGVAGSTDFTESQWSGTAEIDLPGGTALAPRDPEALIAHLYGADWRLPKPGFNWDIDRTSAALDGRLSVEQRTKVYWADFYARTEYTTGSTFFEFVSARPDTAGTVVDIGCGDGRDSCAFGTTDRRVLGLDQSPVGIEHAQKRAADLGLDRVEFRTCDVASVDDLGAALDVVRDPDGAPVLFYLRFFLHAIREEVQAALLDAIDAHARPGDAFAAEFRTDQDARTTKVHTRHYRRFQNGPAFVADLRGRGWAVEHEEEGTGLSPYGEEDPVLMRVVAHRL; encoded by the coding sequence TTGGGCAGAGCGGCCGGACGGCTGCGCGGGCGGGCCCCGGTCGCGGCGCCGCCCGTCGTCGGCATCGTCGAGCACTTCTCCCACACGCTGTTGACCGGCTGGGTGTCCGTGCCTCCGGGGACGCCGCCCACGCGCATCACGCTGAGGGTCGGCCAGGTCGACGTCTGCTCGACGTACGCCACCCCGGGTGGTGCGATGAGCGGCTCCACGAGCGTCCGCGCCGGCAAGGCGCGCCGACCCGGCCGCGGGGACCCGATGCTGCCGGGCCCGGCGAAGGACCGGCGCAACAGCCGGGCCGAGATCCGTACCTTCTCCTTCCGGCTGCGCGAGATCTGGGACTACTGCGGCCCCGACACCCAGGTGCGCGTCGTCGCCGACGGGCAGCCCCTGCCGATCAACCAGCACGGCATGTTCCTGCGGCCGCGGACCAAGGGCACCCAGACCCCGGCCGACCTGCGCGACAAGCTGGCGAGCGGCTACGTCCTCGGTCAGTGGGGGCGGGTCCAGCTCTCGAAGCGCCTCGACACCGAGTGGCAGGCCGCGGTGCTCGCCCTCTACGAGCGGGTGCGCGCGCTGCTGCGTGCCGATCTCGACTACGACGCGTTCGTGATCTACGGGACGTTGCTCGGCGCGGTCCGCGACGGCGGCTACATCGGCCACGACGTCGACTTCGACGCGGCGTACGTCTCGCGTGCCCGGACCGGCCCCGAGGCGGCCGACGAGCTCGTCCGGATCGCCCTGGCCCTGGTCGCGGACGGGCTCCGCGCCGAGGCCCACCCCGCGTGCCTGCACATCGTCGATCCCGACAACCCCGACCACCGCATCGACCTCTTCCACACCTACTTCGACGCCGACGGGCGGCTGTGCTTCCCCTTCGGGGTCGCCGGCAGCACCGACTTCACCGAGTCGCAGTGGAGCGGCACCGCCGAGATCGACCTGCCGGGCGGCACTGCGCTCGCGCCCCGCGACCCGGAGGCGCTGATCGCCCACCTGTACGGCGCGGACTGGCGGCTGCCCAAGCCCGGCTTCAACTGGGACATCGACCGGACCAGCGCCGCGCTCGACGGCCGCCTCAGCGTCGAGCAGCGGACCAAGGTCTACTGGGCCGACTTCTACGCGCGCACCGAGTACACGACCGGCTCGACGTTCTTCGAGTTCGTCAGCGCCCGGCCCGACACCGCTGGGACCGTCGTCGACATCGGCTGCGGCGACGGGCGCGACTCGTGCGCCTTCGGCACCACCGACCGCCGGGTCCTCGGCCTCGACCAGTCGCCGGTCGGGATCGAGCACGCCCAGAAGCGGGCGGCCGACCTCGGTCTCGACCGGGTCGAGTTCCGCACCTGCGACGTCGCCAGCGTCGACGACCTCGGCGCCGCCCTCGACGTGGTCCGCGACCCGGACGGCGCCCCGGTGCTCTTCTACCTGCGCTTCTTCCTGCACGCCATCCGCGAGGAGGTGCAGGCTGCGCTGCTGGACGCGATCGACGCCCACGCCCGGCCCGGTGACGCGTTCGCCGCGGAGTTCCGCACCGACCAGGACGCGCGCACCACCAAGGTCCACACCCGGCACTACCGGCGCTTCCAGAACGGGCCCGCCTTCGTGGCCGACCTCCGAGGACGCGGCTGGGCGGTCGAGCACGAGGAGGAGGGGACCGGCCTCTCGCCGTACGGCGAGGAGGACCCGGTGCTGATGCGGGTGGTCGCGCACCGCCTGTGA
- a CDS encoding glycosyltransferase family 61 protein — translation MTGLVRRAVARVPGARSTARWVRRSQPEVDPAEPAVKPRGPVRVERLIRSLSLPDGAVVAVLGPAEPELLELLRAAVPQARVIETPESGGKRHLAMTAAGPFDVIVDAGPADQRQRRFSATFFQLRPRGRYIVVGGAGELGEEPGPLGELLAAGAATEPAPLRTLNWRRRVPENQLVAISKHVRSKASGGHLLLWHALPDVLVKLHEARFNRYLKLADTPHRVVLKIPAGDPPEPPEGVEGPEPRLRPGHRPITAAELSLRDYRDVVVRTRQIVTDGRVLLPDTFRHNQNGVLRHRQLVDIADDFALPRQRLADDIPHLSGTFLHLDDEFRGHFGHLMTETISRVWSWPEALALDPDTRVILTPTPKRQGLVEYELQFYEACGIPRDRITFVEGPVRVERLISGSPMFCLGDFIHPRIVETWDAVGDRLAAAAPEREWPRRFFVGRRGDKRACVNPDELEGVFAGYGFEVVYPEDYSLGEQVQLFRGAEAIGGYAGSGLFQIAFVPQPTRVITVTSESYMPRNEFLMSAVRRHHIDAVVCRSGGGLHDSFRYDPEREGPFLRGLLDELP, via the coding sequence ATGACGGGTCTGGTACGCCGGGCGGTCGCACGGGTGCCCGGTGCGCGCAGCACGGCCCGATGGGTGCGGCGGAGCCAGCCCGAGGTGGACCCGGCCGAGCCCGCGGTCAAGCCGCGAGGCCCCGTCCGGGTCGAGCGGTTGATCCGGTCGCTCTCGCTGCCCGACGGTGCCGTCGTGGCGGTCCTCGGCCCGGCGGAGCCGGAGCTGCTGGAGCTCCTGCGGGCCGCGGTGCCGCAGGCCCGGGTGATCGAGACTCCGGAGAGTGGGGGCAAGCGACACCTGGCGATGACCGCGGCCGGCCCGTTCGACGTGATCGTCGACGCCGGTCCCGCTGACCAGCGCCAACGGCGCTTCAGCGCGACCTTCTTCCAGCTCCGCCCGCGTGGTCGCTACATCGTCGTGGGCGGTGCGGGGGAGCTCGGAGAGGAGCCCGGACCGCTCGGCGAGCTGCTCGCCGCGGGCGCCGCCACCGAGCCCGCGCCGCTGCGCACCCTCAACTGGCGGCGGCGGGTGCCGGAGAACCAGCTGGTGGCGATCAGCAAGCACGTCCGCAGCAAGGCGTCCGGCGGTCACCTCCTCCTCTGGCACGCGCTGCCCGACGTGCTGGTCAAGCTGCACGAGGCGCGCTTCAACCGCTACCTCAAGCTCGCCGACACGCCCCACCGGGTCGTCCTCAAGATCCCGGCGGGCGACCCGCCGGAGCCACCGGAGGGCGTCGAAGGCCCGGAGCCGCGGCTCCGCCCGGGACACCGTCCGATCACGGCGGCCGAGCTGAGCCTGCGCGACTACCGCGACGTCGTCGTACGCACGCGGCAGATCGTCACCGACGGCCGGGTGCTGCTGCCCGACACGTTCCGGCACAACCAGAACGGCGTGCTGCGGCACCGGCAGCTGGTCGACATCGCCGACGACTTCGCGCTCCCGCGGCAGCGCCTCGCGGACGACATCCCGCACCTGTCCGGCACGTTCCTGCACCTCGACGACGAGTTCCGGGGCCACTTCGGCCACCTGATGACCGAGACCATCTCGAGGGTGTGGAGCTGGCCCGAGGCGCTCGCGCTTGACCCGGACACGCGGGTCATCCTCACGCCAACGCCCAAGCGACAGGGCCTGGTCGAGTACGAGCTCCAGTTCTACGAGGCCTGCGGCATCCCGCGCGACCGGATCACCTTCGTCGAGGGCCCGGTCCGGGTCGAGCGGCTGATCTCCGGCAGCCCGATGTTCTGCCTCGGCGACTTCATCCACCCGCGGATCGTGGAGACCTGGGACGCCGTCGGCGACCGGCTCGCGGCCGCGGCCCCCGAACGCGAGTGGCCACGGCGGTTCTTCGTCGGCCGCCGCGGCGACAAGCGGGCCTGCGTCAACCCGGACGAGCTCGAGGGCGTGTTCGCCGGCTACGGCTTCGAGGTCGTCTACCCCGAGGACTACAGCCTGGGCGAGCAGGTGCAGCTCTTCCGTGGCGCCGAGGCCATCGGTGGGTACGCCGGGAGCGGGCTCTTCCAGATCGCGTTCGTGCCCCAGCCGACCCGCGTGATCACGGTGACGTCGGAGTCCTACATGCCGCGCAACGAGTTCCTGATGTCGGCGGTGCGCCGTCACCACATCGATGCGGTGGTCTGCCGCTCGGGCGGCGGCCTGCACGACTCGTTCCGCTACGACCCCGAGCGCGAGGGCCCGTTCCTGCGGGGGCTCCTCGACGAGCTGCCCTAG
- a CDS encoding bifunctional cytidylyltransferase/SDR family oxidoreductase, whose product MRNVAVLLAGGVGVRVGLDVPKQLIKIAGHPIMEHTLAILDRHPDVDEIVVMMAPGHLDAVHAMVRDGGYSKVTSILEGAGTRNDTTLAALAALGDEDCKVLLHDAVRPLVSARIITDCFTALDTHDAVDVAIPSADTIIEVGPDNTIRDIPPRSNLRRGQTPQAFKLATIREAYRHAGEDPNFEATDDCTVVLRYLPDVPIWVVPGDERNMKVTEPIDIYIADKLFQLTGNDAPAMRSDEAMRAALDGKTMVVFGGSYGIGADIAELAASYGANVASYSRSTTQTHVQRREDIGAAARDAVERFGSVDFVVNTAGVLPRGTLVEASDETIYSATDINYIAPILIAQEFHPLLRATQGSLLLFTSSSYTRGRSGYSLYSSAKAATVNLTQALADEWAADRIRVNCINPERTGTPMRTKAFGDEPAGSLLESTAVAKASLEALVSGGTGHVIDLRRLDPLESLRLTDDIEA is encoded by the coding sequence GTGAGGAACGTAGCCGTGCTGCTGGCCGGAGGTGTCGGCGTACGGGTCGGTCTCGACGTGCCGAAGCAGCTCATCAAGATCGCCGGACACCCGATCATGGAGCACACGCTCGCGATCCTCGACCGGCACCCCGACGTCGACGAGATCGTCGTCATGATGGCTCCCGGCCACCTCGACGCGGTGCACGCGATGGTCCGCGACGGCGGCTACTCCAAGGTCACCTCGATCCTCGAGGGCGCCGGCACGCGCAACGACACCACGCTGGCCGCCCTGGCCGCCCTGGGCGACGAGGACTGCAAGGTCCTGTTGCACGACGCCGTACGCCCGCTGGTCAGCGCCCGGATCATCACCGACTGCTTCACCGCGCTCGACACCCACGACGCCGTCGACGTGGCGATCCCGTCGGCCGACACGATCATCGAGGTCGGTCCGGACAACACGATCCGGGACATCCCGCCGCGCTCCAACCTGCGTCGCGGCCAGACGCCCCAGGCGTTCAAGCTCGCCACGATCCGGGAGGCCTACCGGCACGCCGGCGAGGACCCGAACTTCGAGGCCACCGACGACTGCACGGTCGTGCTGCGCTACCTGCCCGACGTCCCGATCTGGGTCGTCCCCGGCGACGAGCGCAACATGAAGGTCACCGAGCCGATCGACATCTACATCGCCGACAAGCTCTTCCAGCTGACCGGGAACGACGCACCGGCGATGCGCAGCGACGAGGCCATGCGCGCCGCCCTCGACGGCAAGACCATGGTGGTGTTCGGCGGCAGCTACGGCATCGGCGCCGACATCGCCGAGCTCGCGGCGTCGTACGGCGCGAACGTGGCGTCGTACAGCCGCTCGACGACCCAGACGCACGTGCAGCGCCGCGAGGACATCGGCGCCGCGGCCCGCGACGCCGTCGAGCGGTTCGGGTCCGTGGACTTCGTCGTCAACACCGCCGGCGTGCTCCCCCGCGGCACCCTGGTCGAGGCCTCCGACGAGACGATCTACTCGGCCACCGACATCAACTACATCGCGCCGATCCTGATCGCCCAGGAGTTCCACCCGCTGCTGCGCGCCACCCAGGGCAGCCTGCTGCTCTTCACCTCGAGCTCCTACACGCGCGGACGCAGCGGCTACAGCCTCTACTCCTCGGCGAAGGCCGCGACGGTCAACCTGACCCAGGCCCTGGCCGACGAGTGGGCCGCCGACCGGATCCGCGTCAACTGCATCAACCCCGAGCGCACCGGCACCCCGATGCGCACCAAGGCCTTCGGCGACGAGCCCGCCGGCTCGCTCCTCGAGTCGACCGCCGTCGCCAAGGCCTCCCTGGAGGCGCTCGTCTCCGGCGGCACCGGGCACGTGATCGACCTGCGCCGCCTCGACCCGCTCGAGTCGCTGCGGTTGACCGATGACATCGAGGCCTGA
- a CDS encoding sulfotransferase family 2 domain-containing protein: protein MPVLIKDGRSVLFIHIPKTAGTAVERSFERAGWSVHYKENRRTHPETFDLLRCPPQHFQASLLTEMFALKKFDLIFTTVRDPIARFRSEFTMRNRKLEEPPTSEQVDAWAERVFRRYEVNPYMFDNHLRPQTEFLVPGAEVFRLEDRLETMYADLNARFDFGLDGRPRGLRSGNVTNLHSSEVPISPELTGYLRTRYAADFRDLGYDS, encoded by the coding sequence GTGCCGGTGTTGATCAAGGACGGCCGTTCGGTCCTGTTCATCCACATCCCGAAGACGGCGGGGACCGCGGTCGAGCGGTCCTTCGAGCGCGCCGGCTGGTCGGTGCACTACAAGGAGAACCGCCGCACCCACCCCGAGACCTTCGACCTGCTGCGCTGCCCACCGCAGCACTTCCAGGCATCGCTGCTCACCGAGATGTTCGCGCTCAAGAAGTTCGACCTGATCTTCACCACGGTGCGCGACCCGATCGCCCGGTTCCGCTCCGAGTTCACGATGCGCAACCGGAAGCTGGAGGAGCCCCCGACCAGCGAGCAGGTGGACGCCTGGGCCGAGCGGGTCTTCCGGCGCTACGAGGTCAACCCCTACATGTTCGACAACCACCTGCGCCCGCAGACCGAGTTCCTGGTGCCCGGCGCCGAGGTCTTCCGCCTGGAGGATCGCCTCGAGACCATGTACGCCGACCTCAACGCCCGCTTCGACTTCGGTCTGGACGGGAGACCGCGCGGTCTCAGGAGCGGCAACGTGACGAACCTGCACAGCTCCGAGGTGCCGATCTCCCCCGAGCTGACGGGCTACCTCCGCACGCGCTACGCGGCGGACTTCCGCGACCTCGGCTACGACAGCTAG
- a CDS encoding HNH endonuclease signature motif containing protein: MSEGQHTTGSGESYDSPDQVLAALHDRHLIGNQVEIDKLKLAVQWAVMNPTDTIDDAATVDGTQGELAVAGLGAPLVAEFCVGDLAMALGMSTDAGRTYLGDAVEIRYRLPKIWAAVTAGRVQVWKARKIAQATKPLCRDGARHVDAHLAHHLRRCSFAQIDRAVEDAIRRFDPDLAEKRRREASDERCLDVDLDQVSFNGTVHVDGELDLADAIDFNDAIAAGAKELADLGCEESLNVRRSMAAGALARRELTLDLGTQDEPRPQRKRELVIYVHLSDAGVAGVENTRSAVSVDQVKGWCAGINTKVTVRPVIDLNEHLSTDAYRPTETMREQAILTNATCVFPHCTRPARPADLDHLENFDGTNTESVNLAPLCRGHHRYKTHGGWTVTRTGPTTFTWTTPYGYSYAWDTTHTRHTR; this comes from the coding sequence ATGAGCGAAGGCCAGCACACCACCGGATCCGGGGAGTCGTACGACTCGCCGGACCAGGTGCTGGCCGCGCTCCACGACCGCCACCTCATCGGCAACCAGGTCGAGATCGACAAGCTGAAGCTGGCTGTGCAGTGGGCGGTCATGAACCCCACCGACACGATCGATGACGCCGCGACCGTGGACGGCACCCAGGGCGAGCTCGCGGTCGCCGGACTGGGTGCGCCGTTGGTGGCGGAGTTCTGCGTCGGTGACCTCGCGATGGCGTTGGGGATGTCCACCGATGCCGGCCGTACCTACCTGGGTGATGCGGTTGAGATCCGCTACCGGCTCCCGAAGATCTGGGCCGCGGTCACCGCGGGTCGGGTGCAGGTGTGGAAGGCCCGCAAGATCGCCCAGGCCACCAAGCCGCTGTGCCGTGACGGTGCGCGTCACGTGGACGCCCACCTCGCGCATCACCTCCGTCGGTGTTCGTTCGCGCAGATCGACCGCGCCGTCGAGGACGCGATCCGCCGGTTCGACCCGGACCTCGCGGAGAAGCGGCGCCGGGAGGCCTCCGACGAGAGGTGCCTGGATGTGGACCTGGACCAGGTGTCGTTCAACGGGACCGTCCACGTCGACGGGGAGCTCGACCTGGCCGATGCGATCGACTTCAACGACGCGATCGCCGCCGGCGCGAAGGAGCTCGCCGACCTCGGGTGCGAGGAGTCGCTCAACGTCCGCCGGTCCATGGCCGCCGGAGCGCTGGCCCGCCGCGAGCTCACCCTCGACCTCGGCACCCAGGACGAACCGCGGCCGCAGCGGAAGCGGGAGCTCGTGATCTACGTGCACCTCTCCGACGCGGGAGTCGCCGGTGTCGAGAACACCCGCTCCGCGGTGTCAGTCGACCAGGTGAAGGGCTGGTGCGCCGGCATCAACACGAAGGTGACGGTCCGCCCGGTCATCGACCTCAACGAGCACCTGTCGACGGACGCCTACCGACCGACCGAGACCATGCGCGAGCAGGCGATCCTGACCAACGCGACCTGCGTCTTCCCGCACTGCACCCGACCAGCCCGGCCAGCGGACCTGGACCATCTCGAGAACTTCGACGGCACCAACACCGAGTCCGTCAACCTCGCGCCCCTCTGCCGGGGTCACCACCGCTACAAGACCCACGGCGGCTGGACCGTCACCCGCACCGGACCGACCACGTTCACCTGGACCACCCCCTACGGGTACTCCTACGCCTGGGACACCACCCACACCCGACATACCCGCTGA